From the Aliidongia dinghuensis genome, one window contains:
- a CDS encoding diguanylate cyclase — protein sequence MAEAQTILIVDDEPFSLKRLHRAFHGHYRVLFAMNGEDALRIASREVPDLIILDVMMPGMSGYDVLDRLKEDERLSQTPVVFLTGKDQQADEKIGLEMGAADYWAKPVNFDIARIRARNHLELKRHRDTLAQLALTDGLCGIPNRRGFDGTLEREWQRGWRTGRMLSLLLIDVDHFKSFNDNYGHPAGDVCLRRVATLISRALNRPGDYVARYGGEEFACILPETDRAGAHMLAESLRLALAEERIEHRFAPAAGCLTISVGLAGMIPDRGRAAADLVELADKALYAAKRNGRDVVVAAPEIFS from the coding sequence ATGGCTGAGGCACAGACGATCCTGATCGTCGACGACGAGCCCTTCAGCCTGAAGCGGCTCCATCGCGCGTTCCATGGCCATTACCGGGTGCTGTTCGCGATGAACGGGGAGGATGCGCTGCGCATCGCGTCCCGCGAGGTGCCGGACCTCATCATCCTCGACGTGATGATGCCGGGCATGAGCGGCTATGACGTGCTGGATCGCTTGAAGGAGGATGAGCGGCTGAGCCAGACGCCGGTCGTGTTCCTGACGGGCAAGGACCAGCAGGCCGACGAGAAGATCGGGCTCGAAATGGGCGCCGCCGATTACTGGGCGAAGCCGGTCAATTTCGACATCGCCCGCATCCGCGCGCGCAACCATCTGGAGCTGAAGCGCCATCGCGACACGCTGGCCCAGCTGGCGCTGACCGACGGCCTCTGCGGCATTCCGAACCGGCGGGGCTTCGACGGGACGCTGGAGCGCGAGTGGCAGCGCGGCTGGCGGACCGGCCGCATGCTGTCGCTGCTGCTGATCGACGTCGACCATTTCAAGAGCTTCAACGACAATTACGGCCATCCGGCGGGCGATGTCTGCCTGCGCCGGGTCGCGACACTCATCAGCCGTGCGCTCAACCGGCCGGGCGACTATGTCGCGCGCTATGGCGGCGAGGAATTCGCCTGCATCCTGCCTGAGACCGATCGCGCCGGCGCCCACATGCTGGCCGAAAGCCTGCGCCTGGCGCTTGCCGAGGAACGGATCGAGCATCGGTTCGCGCCGGCCGCCGGCTGCCTCACCATCAGCGTCGGCCTCGCTGGCATGATCCCCGACCGCGGGCGCGCGGCCGCCGATCTGGTCGAACTGGCCGACAAGGCGCTCTATGCTGCCAAGCGCAACGGCCGCGACGTCGTGGTCGCGGCCCCGGAAATCTTTTCCTGA
- a CDS encoding ABC transporter substrate-binding protein, whose product MTGTGKRALGAIALAMGVSCQIWAFQAWAADPVKIGMITTLSGPGGYLGEEVRDGFQLAIDQEGGKLGGVPVTVEVADDGLKPGNAKDIAQRMLGSEHIKLMTGIIFSNVAGATVPDILDAGAFYISPNAAPSNFAGKDCHKNYFVVPWQNDSLHESAGEDANNLGYKKMFILAPNYQAGKDALAGFKRAYKGQVVGEVYTKLDQTDFAPELAQIRDAKPDAVFQFEPGGLGITFLKQYVQAGLMEKIPMVVSSPSMDARTLDAVGDAALGVQVSSFWNSDFDNPASKAFVAAYEAKFHRTPTYYAAQGYDTARLVASALRAVGGDLAKADAFRAALRQADFQSVRGAFKFGQNQHPIEDWYALKVVKGADGKPVLKTMGKIFEAHGDAYAAECKM is encoded by the coding sequence ATGACGGGGACGGGCAAGCGGGCGCTCGGCGCGATCGCGCTGGCGATGGGAGTCTCGTGTCAGATATGGGCGTTTCAGGCGTGGGCGGCCGATCCGGTCAAGATCGGCATGATTACGACCCTGTCCGGCCCGGGCGGCTATCTGGGTGAGGAGGTGCGCGACGGTTTCCAGCTCGCGATCGACCAGGAAGGCGGCAAGCTCGGCGGCGTGCCGGTCACGGTCGAGGTCGCGGACGACGGCTTGAAGCCGGGCAACGCCAAGGACATCGCCCAGCGCATGCTTGGCAGCGAGCATATCAAGCTCATGACCGGCATCATCTTCTCGAACGTCGCCGGCGCCACGGTGCCCGACATCCTCGATGCCGGGGCTTTCTATATTTCGCCGAATGCTGCACCGTCCAACTTCGCCGGCAAGGACTGCCACAAGAACTATTTCGTCGTGCCGTGGCAGAACGATTCGCTGCACGAGTCGGCCGGCGAGGATGCGAACAATCTCGGCTACAAGAAGATGTTCATCCTGGCGCCCAACTATCAGGCGGGCAAGGATGCGCTGGCCGGGTTCAAGCGCGCCTACAAGGGGCAGGTGGTGGGCGAGGTTTATACCAAGCTCGACCAGACCGATTTCGCGCCGGAGCTGGCGCAGATCCGCGACGCCAAGCCGGACGCCGTGTTCCAGTTCGAACCGGGCGGCCTCGGCATCACGTTCCTCAAGCAATATGTCCAGGCCGGGCTCATGGAGAAGATCCCGATGGTGGTGTCCTCGCCGTCGATGGATGCGCGCACGCTCGACGCGGTCGGCGACGCGGCGCTGGGCGTCCAGGTCTCGTCCTTCTGGAACTCGGACTTCGACAATCCGGCGAGCAAGGCGTTCGTCGCCGCCTACGAGGCGAAGTTCCATCGCACGCCGACCTATTACGCGGCCCAGGGCTACGACACCGCCCGGCTGGTCGCGAGCGCCTTGCGCGCGGTCGGCGGCGATCTCGCCAAGGCCGACGCGTTCCGTGCAGCGCTGAGGCAGGCCGATTTCCAATCCGTGCGCGGCGCCTTCAAGTTCGGGCAGAACCAGCATCCGATCGAAGACTGGTACGCGCTCAAGGTGGTGAAGGGCGCCGACGGCAAGCCCGTGCTCAAGACCATGGGCAAGATCTTCGAGGCGCACGGCGACGCCTACGCGGCCGAGTGCAAGATGTAG
- a CDS encoding DUF3422 family protein, whose translation MRHDIMPTVAPVPIGPVPIGHPLRRSLNDELHARPFTIVEAPEHVLHLAILSRPGGGAEDHRRLARVCAGFGVTPPEAGNHFAHDFGHFRLKWERHTEFATYTLFAAGSRALTEPDPLLAQLPADWLEALGSDLLVACRIAVERRDAPSLPHDVVDRLGTMPLAGNRVLGNGAEVWTDFRIHEDGLARILLIDLDLRERQSGRLVQRLLEIETYRMMALLGLPHARAAMGTIQSLGDEIARITEAMAREDGADADRALLARVMGVAAQVEQLAAANGYRLSAAAAYHALVEARLAELRESRIEGLPTLSEFLDRRLAPAMATCRHAVQRQEALSQRLARSAELLRTRVDIQLEDQNRAVLQSMDRRAHLQLRLQETVEGLSVIAISYYLIALIGHVLSGVAAAGIALPAEILDGALVPVVLFLVALAAHRVRRRLARD comes from the coding sequence GTGCGACATGACATCATGCCGACCGTGGCCCCGGTACCGATCGGCCCAGTGCCGATCGGCCATCCGCTCCGCCGATCGCTCAATGACGAGCTGCATGCGCGCCCCTTCACCATCGTCGAGGCGCCGGAGCATGTGCTGCACCTGGCGATCCTGTCCCGCCCCGGCGGTGGTGCCGAGGACCATCGGCGGCTTGCCCGGGTATGCGCCGGCTTCGGCGTGACGCCGCCCGAGGCCGGCAATCATTTCGCGCATGATTTCGGCCATTTCCGCCTGAAGTGGGAACGCCATACCGAGTTCGCGACCTATACGCTGTTCGCGGCCGGCAGCCGCGCGCTCACCGAGCCCGATCCGCTGCTGGCCCAGTTGCCGGCGGACTGGCTGGAGGCGCTCGGTAGCGATCTGCTCGTCGCTTGCCGCATCGCGGTCGAGCGGCGCGACGCGCCGTCGCTCCCGCACGACGTCGTCGACCGCCTCGGCACCATGCCGCTCGCCGGCAACCGCGTGCTCGGCAACGGCGCCGAGGTCTGGACCGACTTCCGCATTCATGAAGACGGCCTCGCCCGCATCCTGCTGATCGACCTCGACTTGCGCGAGCGCCAGAGCGGGCGGCTGGTCCAGCGCCTGCTCGAAATCGAGACCTATCGCATGATGGCGCTCCTGGGCCTGCCCCACGCCCGTGCCGCGATGGGCACGATCCAGAGCCTGGGCGACGAGATTGCCCGGATCACGGAGGCGATGGCGCGCGAAGACGGTGCGGATGCGGATCGCGCGCTCCTGGCCCGGGTCATGGGGGTGGCCGCCCAGGTCGAGCAGTTGGCGGCGGCGAACGGCTATCGCCTGAGTGCGGCCGCGGCCTATCACGCGCTTGTCGAAGCCCGGCTCGCCGAACTGCGCGAGAGTCGGATCGAGGGCCTGCCGACCTTGAGCGAATTCCTCGACCGCCGCCTTGCGCCGGCCATGGCGACCTGCCGCCACGCGGTCCAGCGCCAGGAGGCGCTGTCGCAGCGGCTCGCTCGTTCGGCCGAGCTGCTGCGCACGCGCGTCGACATCCAGCTCGAGGACCAGAACCGGGCCGTGCTGCAGTCGATGGATCGGCGGGCGCATTTGCAGCTGCGCTTGCAGGAAACGGTCGAGGGCCTGTCGGTCATCGCGATCAGCTATTACCTGATCGCGCTCATCGGCCATGTGCTGAGCGGCGTGGCCGCCGCCGGTATTGCCTTGCCGGCCGAGATCTTGGACGGCGCGCTGGTCCCCGTCGTGCTGTTCCTCGTCGCCCTCGCGGCGCACCGGGTCCGCCGCCGGCTTGCCCGCGACTGA
- a CDS encoding branched-chain amino acid ABC transporter permease: MLLAEQILNGAQFGIMLFLLAAGLTLVFGIMGLINLAHGSLYMIGAFTAAWAGNATGSFAAALAIGMVVTAVVGMAIEAAVLRRLYARDHLDQVVATFGLILFFNEAATWLFGRQPLFAAVPPWLAGSVELLPGVPYPAYRLAIIAVGLLVALLLYLLVARTRLGMLIRAGSSDREMVRALGVDIRLIYTVVFGLGALLAGLAGVMAGPVFSVQVGMGEQVLILTFVVIIIGGIGSVRGAFVGALLVGMVDTLTRAFLPGLLKTLMSTSEADAIGGGASSMAVYVLMAAILLWRPRGLFPAHG, encoded by the coding sequence ATGCTGCTGGCTGAGCAGATCCTGAATGGGGCGCAATTCGGCATCATGCTGTTCCTGCTCGCGGCGGGGCTGACGCTCGTGTTCGGCATCATGGGCCTGATCAATCTCGCCCATGGCTCGCTCTACATGATCGGCGCCTTCACCGCGGCCTGGGCCGGCAATGCCACCGGTTCCTTCGCGGCCGCGCTCGCGATTGGCATGGTCGTGACCGCCGTCGTCGGCATGGCGATCGAGGCGGCCGTGCTGCGCCGGCTCTACGCACGCGACCATCTGGACCAGGTCGTGGCGACCTTCGGCCTCATCCTGTTCTTCAACGAGGCGGCGACGTGGCTCTTCGGCCGCCAGCCGCTGTTCGCCGCGGTGCCGCCGTGGCTCGCGGGTTCGGTCGAACTGCTGCCGGGCGTGCCCTATCCGGCCTATCGGCTGGCGATCATCGCGGTCGGGCTCCTGGTGGCGCTCCTGCTCTATCTGCTGGTCGCGCGCACCCGGCTCGGCATGCTGATCCGCGCCGGCAGTTCGGACCGCGAGATGGTCCGTGCGCTCGGCGTCGACATCCGGCTCATCTATACGGTCGTCTTCGGGCTGGGCGCGCTACTGGCCGGCCTCGCCGGCGTCATGGCCGGGCCGGTGTTCTCGGTCCAGGTCGGCATGGGCGAGCAGGTGCTGATCCTGACCTTCGTCGTCATCATCATCGGCGGCATCGGCTCGGTGCGCGGCGCCTTCGTCGGCGCGCTGCTGGTCGGCATGGTCGACACGCTGACGCGCGCCTTCCTGCCGGGCCTGCTCAAGACCTTGATGAGCACGTCCGAGGCCGACGCAATCGGCGGCGGCGCCTCGTCCATGGCGGTCTATGTACTGATGGCGGCGATCCTGCTGTGGCGGCCGCGGGGGCTGTTCCCGGCTCATGGCTAG
- a CDS encoding branched-chain amino acid ABC transporter permease — protein MARLTRERCLLLAGLVLILAYPWGAAAVGQPFLVGLGTRVLIMGLAAASLDLAVGFGGMVSFGHAAFFGIGGYAVGILAFHAHEETAFLGLVPGSNLALVVWPAAVGLAGVAALAIGALSLRTAGVHFIMITLAFAQMLFFLFVSLKVYGGDDGLSFRPRNILPGLDTRDDMSFYYVVAVLLILFLILARRLLDARFGVALRGVRENERRLAALGIRPYGIKLAAFTLSGAVAGLAGALMANQARFVSPELLHWTKSGDLLIMVILGGLGTLYGAVLGAAVLILLETGLAAWTEHWMIVLGPILVALILFARGGLWGVLTGRHRP, from the coding sequence ATGGCTAGGCTCACGCGCGAACGCTGCCTGCTGCTCGCGGGACTGGTGCTGATCCTGGCCTACCCCTGGGGGGCCGCGGCCGTGGGGCAGCCGTTCCTGGTCGGGCTCGGCACGCGCGTCCTCATCATGGGCCTCGCGGCGGCGAGCCTCGACTTGGCTGTCGGCTTCGGCGGCATGGTGAGCTTCGGCCATGCCGCCTTCTTCGGCATCGGCGGCTATGCAGTCGGCATCCTGGCGTTCCATGCCCATGAGGAGACGGCGTTCCTGGGCCTCGTGCCCGGCTCCAACCTGGCGCTCGTCGTCTGGCCGGCCGCGGTCGGGCTGGCGGGGGTGGCGGCGCTTGCAATCGGCGCGCTGTCGCTCAGGACCGCCGGTGTGCATTTCATCATGATCACGCTCGCCTTCGCGCAGATGCTCTTCTTCCTCTTCGTCTCGCTCAAGGTCTATGGCGGTGACGATGGCCTGAGCTTCCGGCCGCGCAATATCCTGCCCGGCCTCGATACTCGCGACGACATGAGCTTTTACTACGTCGTGGCCGTGCTTTTGATCCTGTTCCTGATCCTGGCCCGCCGCCTGCTCGACGCGCGCTTCGGCGTGGCGCTCCGCGGCGTGCGCGAGAACGAGCGGCGCCTGGCGGCGCTCGGCATCCGGCCTTACGGCATCAAGCTCGCGGCCTTCACGCTCTCAGGCGCGGTGGCCGGCCTCGCCGGTGCGCTGATGGCGAACCAGGCGCGCTTCGTCAGCCCGGAGCTCTTGCATTGGACCAAGTCCGGCGACCTTTTGATCATGGTCATCCTGGGCGGGCTCGGCACGCTCTACGGTGCCGTGCTGGGGGCGGCCGTGCTGATCCTGCTCGAGACCGGGCTCGCCGCCTGGACCGAGCATTGGATGATCGTACTGGGGCCGATCCTGGTGGCGCTCATCCTGTTTGCGCGCGGCGGGCTCTGGGGCGTCCTCACCGGGCGGCACCGGCCGTGA
- a CDS encoding ABC transporter ATP-binding protein, whose product MSALLEARGLVKRFGGLVATDDLSLDVTPGECHAVIGPNGAGKSTLIAQLAGELASDAGTVRFDGREVSRLGMAARARLGLVRSFQITAVLPEFTVVENVALAVQARLGRHWGFWRRAADQPALQDPARRLIEEIGLGPRADMKARTLAHGEQRQLELAMALATKPKLLLLDEPMAGMGPEETRRMTGLLQQLKGRVAMLLVEHDMDAVFALADRVTVLVYGRAIATGAPAAIRADPAVVEAYLGTDEADAAGTV is encoded by the coding sequence GTGAGCGCGCTGCTCGAGGCCCGGGGGCTGGTCAAGCGCTTCGGCGGCCTGGTCGCGACCGATGATCTGTCGCTCGACGTGACGCCGGGCGAATGTCATGCGGTGATCGGGCCGAACGGCGCCGGCAAGTCGACGCTCATCGCCCAGCTGGCGGGCGAGCTCGCGTCCGACGCGGGCACGGTCCGCTTCGATGGGCGCGAGGTGAGCCGGCTCGGCATGGCGGCGCGCGCCCGGCTCGGGCTCGTCCGCTCGTTCCAGATCACCGCCGTGCTGCCCGAGTTCACTGTGGTCGAGAATGTGGCGCTCGCAGTGCAGGCGCGGCTCGGCCGCCATTGGGGCTTCTGGCGGCGGGCCGCGGACCAGCCGGCGCTGCAAGACCCGGCCCGCCGGCTGATCGAGGAGATCGGGCTCGGCCCGCGCGCCGACATGAAGGCGCGCACGCTCGCTCATGGCGAGCAGCGCCAGCTGGAGCTGGCCATGGCGCTCGCAACCAAGCCCAAGCTCCTGCTGCTCGACGAGCCGATGGCCGGCATGGGGCCTGAGGAGACGCGGCGCATGACCGGGCTCCTGCAGCAGCTCAAGGGCCGGGTCGCGATGCTGCTGGTCGAGCACGACATGGACGCCGTGTTCGCGCTCGCCGACCGGGTGACGGTGCTGGTCTATGGCCGTGCCATCGCGACCGGGGCGCCGGCGGCGATCCGCGCCGATCCGGCGGTCGTCGAAGCCTATCTTGGCACCGACGAAGCCGACGCGGCGGGGACCGTCTGA
- a CDS encoding cell envelope biogenesis protein OmpA produces the protein MKKRLLIPGAAALALMMGLAGCTDPYDPGQRAVGGGLLGAGAGAALGAAAGGGRGAATGALIGGAVGAVGGAATTPQRPTYYAPPPPPPQGYYAPNPYQ, from the coding sequence ATGAAGAAACGGCTGTTGATACCCGGTGCTGCTGCGCTGGCCCTGATGATGGGGCTCGCAGGATGCACGGACCCCTACGACCCAGGCCAGCGCGCCGTCGGCGGCGGCTTGCTCGGCGCCGGTGCCGGTGCCGCGCTCGGTGCCGCGGCCGGTGGTGGCCGTGGCGCTGCGACCGGCGCGCTCATCGGCGGCGCGGTCGGTGCGGTCGGTGGTGCTGCGACGACGCCGCAACGGCCCACTTACTACGCGCCACCCCCGCCGCCGCCGCAGGGTTACTACGCGCCTAACCCCTACCAGTAA
- a CDS encoding 2-hydroxyacid dehydrogenase, with the protein MTAFSSTRVFVACLLPDEAKAQFSERFDARFNAHGRTLTADELVADSAGAEALVVTATDRLDAATIARLPASVRLLATYSVGHEHIDTPAARERGLTVLYTPDVLSDACADTALLLMLGAARRVVESQALVRSGAWTGWTALQLLGRDVHGARLGILGMGRIGRAVAKRARGFDMVVHYHNRSRLSPEHEAGALYHPTLDTLLVESDFLCVACPSSPETRHLIDAARIARLPPGAIIVNIARGEVIDDQALIPALESGRIFAAGLDVFEGEPNIAPAYRTLPNVFSLPHIGSSTLETRVAMARLLAHGITAAFAGEPVPNRLA; encoded by the coding sequence ATGACGGCGTTTTCAAGCACACGCGTCTTCGTCGCGTGCCTATTGCCGGACGAGGCCAAGGCGCAGTTTTCCGAGCGGTTCGACGCGCGCTTCAACGCCCATGGCCGGACGCTGACGGCCGACGAACTGGTCGCGGATTCGGCCGGCGCCGAGGCGCTGGTCGTGACCGCGACGGACCGGCTCGACGCGGCGACGATCGCGCGCCTGCCGGCGAGCGTGCGCCTGCTGGCCACATATTCGGTCGGCCACGAACACATCGACACGCCGGCGGCGCGCGAGCGCGGCTTGACCGTGCTCTATACGCCCGACGTGCTGAGCGATGCCTGCGCCGATACCGCGCTGCTCCTGATGCTGGGCGCCGCCCGGCGCGTCGTCGAGAGCCAGGCGCTCGTGCGCAGCGGTGCCTGGACCGGCTGGACGGCGCTGCAGCTCCTGGGCCGCGACGTGCACGGCGCGCGGCTCGGCATCCTCGGCATGGGGCGCATCGGCCGGGCCGTTGCCAAGCGCGCCCGCGGCTTCGACATGGTGGTGCACTACCATAACCGCAGCCGGCTCTCCCCCGAGCACGAAGCTGGCGCACTCTACCACCCGACGCTCGACACGCTCTTGGTCGAGAGCGACTTCCTGTGCGTCGCCTGCCCGTCGAGCCCGGAGACGCGACATCTGATCGACGCGGCACGGATCGCGCGGCTGCCGCCGGGCGCGATCATCGTCAACATTGCGCGCGGCGAGGTGATCGACGACCAGGCGCTGATCCCGGCGCTCGAATCCGGCCGCATCTTCGCGGCTGGCCTCGACGTGTTCGAGGGCGAGCCGAACATCGCGCCCGCCTATCGCACGCTGCCGAATGTATTTTCATTGCCGCACATCGGCAGTTCGACGCTCGAGACGCGCGTCGCCATGGCGCGCCTCTTGGCCCATGGCATTACGGCGGCGTTCGCGGGCGAGCCCGTGCCGAACCGGCTCGCCTAG